Proteins from a single region of Abyssalbus ytuae:
- the pyk gene encoding pyruvate kinase: protein MPNNKKTKIVATLGPATSSREILKNMMEAGVNVFRINFSHADYDGVAEKIKMIRLINEEYGFNTAILADLQGPKLRVGVMEEGVEVDNGDKITFVTGKPFDGNKDRVYMNYKEFPRDVKPGERILLDDGKLIFEVVSTNKESEVEAVVIQGGPLKSKKGVNLPNTDISLPALTKKDIKDAIFAINQQVDWIALSFVRHSQDLMDLQELIKENSDFKIPVVAKIEKPEAVENIDKIVAYCDGLMVARGDLGVEVPAQEVPLIQKQLVLRAKKARIPVIIATQMMETMISSLTPTRAEVNDVANSVMDGADAVMLSGETSVGKYPVQVIEKMSSIIQSVEHSHLIKVPQEPPHIKTKRYITKSVCYHAATMANEINAKVISTLTNSGYTAFQISAWRPKAHILVFTSNKRILTQLSLLWGVQVFYYNKFVSTDQTIEDVNAIACQKGFVEEGDMMISLAAMPIQDKGMVNTLRVTEISSCNF from the coding sequence TATGACGGAGTTGCAGAGAAGATAAAAATGATCAGGTTAATTAATGAAGAATATGGATTTAATACCGCTATATTAGCCGATTTGCAAGGACCTAAACTTCGTGTAGGGGTTATGGAAGAAGGAGTAGAGGTAGATAACGGAGATAAGATCACTTTTGTTACAGGTAAGCCTTTTGATGGAAACAAAGACAGGGTTTATATGAACTATAAAGAATTTCCCAGAGATGTAAAACCCGGAGAAAGGATTTTATTAGATGACGGAAAGCTTATTTTTGAGGTGGTTTCTACCAATAAAGAATCGGAAGTTGAAGCTGTTGTTATACAAGGCGGCCCTTTGAAATCGAAAAAAGGAGTGAACCTTCCCAATACAGATATTTCTCTTCCTGCACTTACAAAAAAAGATATAAAAGATGCAATTTTTGCTATTAACCAACAAGTAGATTGGATTGCTCTTTCATTTGTTAGGCACAGTCAGGATTTAATGGATTTGCAGGAACTTATCAAAGAAAATTCAGATTTTAAAATACCTGTTGTAGCAAAAATTGAAAAACCGGAAGCTGTAGAAAATATTGATAAAATTGTAGCTTATTGTGACGGTTTAATGGTAGCCAGGGGTGACCTGGGAGTTGAGGTACCTGCCCAGGAAGTTCCGTTAATTCAAAAACAGTTGGTTCTTAGGGCCAAAAAAGCACGTATACCCGTTATTATTGCCACGCAAATGATGGAAACAATGATTTCCAGCCTTACACCCACCAGGGCCGAAGTAAATGATGTGGCAAATTCGGTAATGGATGGAGCAGATGCGGTTATGTTATCAGGAGAAACATCGGTGGGAAAATATCCTGTACAGGTAATTGAAAAAATGTCAAGTATCATACAAAGTGTTGAGCATTCTCATTTAATTAAAGTGCCACAAGAACCCCCACACATTAAAACCAAAAGGTATATTACAAAATCCGTTTGTTATCATGCAGCAACAATGGCAAATGAAATTAATGCCAAAGTAATATCAACCCTTACAAACAGTGGTTATACGGCTTTTCAAATATCTGCATGGAGACCAAAAGCACATATATTGGTATTCACTTCTAACAAGCGTATTTTAACACAACTCAGCTTGCTTTGGGGAGTTCAGGTATTTTACTATAATAAATTTGTGAGTACTGACCAGACAATAGAAGATGTAAATGCTATTGCGTGCCAAAAAGGCTTTGTTGAAGAAGGAGACATGATGATAAGCCTTGCAGCAATGCCAATTCAGGATAAGGGTATGGTTAATACTTTGAGGGTAACTGAAATTTCAAGTTGTAATTTTTAA
- a CDS encoding PAS domain-containing protein, which yields MKTLKNYDEALLKFYKKQQLNCLPLISWEFYCAKFYNENKLNKEVTLLNSLAVVWKNKWNFKNHLKQNTTIIVTDTLVKIVYASSNIEEMTGYKPHELLGKSPKIFQGEKTNSDILKSFKIAIKNKKPFHSTLVNYKKDGSEYNCEIKAYPVFNSKNKLVNFIAFEKAV from the coding sequence ATGAAAACCTTAAAAAATTATGATGAAGCCTTACTAAAGTTCTATAAAAAACAACAATTAAACTGTTTGCCACTTATTTCGTGGGAGTTTTATTGTGCAAAATTTTACAATGAAAATAAATTAAATAAGGAAGTAACTCTTTTAAATTCACTGGCTGTGGTATGGAAAAATAAATGGAACTTTAAAAATCACCTAAAGCAAAACACCACCATTATTGTAACTGACACTTTAGTTAAAATTGTTTACGCCAGCAGTAATATTGAAGAAATGACAGGCTATAAGCCTCATGAACTATTAGGAAAAAGCCCTAAAATTTTTCAAGGTGAAAAAACAAATTCTGATATTCTTAAAAGCTTTAAAATTGCTATTAAAAATAAGAAGCCTTTTCATTCAACTTTAGTAAATTATAAAAAAGACGGCAGTGAATATAATTGTGAAATAAAGGCTTATCCTGTTTTTAACAGCAAAAATAAACTGGTAAACTTTATAGCTTTTGAAAAAGCCGTTTGA
- the metE gene encoding 5-methyltetrahydropteroyltriglutamate--homocysteine S-methyltransferase, producing the protein MITQILGYPRIGEKRELKKACEAYWAGKISQKELFEVSKNIKKANWEIQKKQGIDLIPSNDFSFYDQVLDMTLTLGAIPERFEKLVEKDMNKTDLYFAMARGYQKNGLDIIAMEMTKWFNTNYHYIVPEFKKNQNFEFSSSKIIDDYKEALELGIKTKPVLIGPVSFLLLGKEKEEGFDKLELINNLIPAYISILKELETLKVDWIQIDEPFLTTDLSTKEKEIYAWVYNQFATQVPSVKLLLTSYFDGLKDNAETVVNLPVAGIHLDLTSDEDQLDEILNIFPPQKFLSLGLVNGRNVWKNSYKASLSKINTAAKKLGGERIIISTSCSLLHTPYNLDNENDIKSLPPEIKNRMAFAKQKITELSHLKLLADPITFNENEDILTHNNALLKSRDHSTLIHKPQIKNRVKNLTDDSVHRKSTFAIRQKYQKELFNFPLFPTTTIGSFPQTPEVRKKRNQLKKGEISLNEYNEFIKNEIKECIQFQEEIDLDVLVHGEFERNDMVEFFGEQLDGFAFTQNGWVQSYGSRAVKPPIIYGDVERKAPMTVNWSAYAQSLTKKHVKGMLTGPITILQWSFVRDDQPRKTTAFQIALAIRDEVSDLEKAGIHIIQIDEPAIREGLPLRAADKKEYLSWAVQAFKISSSGVKDSTQIHTHMCYSEFNEIIEHIAQMDADVITIETSRSHMELLEVFKVFKYPNEIGPGVYDIHSPRVPTEEEMEQLIQKASSLLSPEQIWVNPDCGLKTRNWEETMLALKNMVNAAKNYRRKLLINA; encoded by the coding sequence ATGATTACTCAAATTCTTGGTTATCCCCGAATAGGGGAAAAAAGAGAGCTCAAAAAAGCTTGTGAAGCTTATTGGGCAGGAAAAATTTCTCAAAAAGAGCTTTTTGAAGTTTCAAAAAATATTAAAAAAGCCAATTGGGAAATTCAAAAAAAACAGGGTATAGATTTGATACCTTCCAACGATTTTTCATTTTATGACCAGGTTCTGGACATGACGCTAACATTGGGCGCCATACCTGAGAGATTTGAAAAACTGGTTGAAAAAGATATGAATAAAACCGATTTGTATTTTGCCATGGCCAGAGGATATCAAAAAAACGGACTGGACATAATAGCCATGGAAATGACAAAATGGTTTAATACCAATTACCATTATATAGTACCGGAATTTAAAAAAAATCAAAATTTTGAATTCTCCTCATCTAAAATCATTGACGATTATAAGGAAGCATTGGAATTGGGAATTAAAACAAAACCGGTTCTTATTGGCCCTGTGTCATTTTTATTACTTGGAAAAGAAAAAGAGGAAGGATTTGATAAACTGGAACTAATCAATAATTTAATTCCAGCCTATATTTCTATTTTAAAAGAGTTAGAAACTTTAAAAGTAGACTGGATTCAAATTGACGAACCTTTTTTAACCACTGATTTAAGCACTAAAGAAAAAGAAATATACGCATGGGTGTACAATCAATTTGCTACACAGGTACCTTCAGTTAAATTATTGCTTACCTCTTATTTTGATGGTTTAAAAGACAATGCCGAAACGGTTGTAAATCTTCCTGTAGCAGGCATACACCTGGATTTAACCTCAGATGAAGATCAACTAGACGAAATATTAAATATATTTCCCCCTCAAAAATTTCTTTCCCTGGGGTTGGTTAACGGAAGAAATGTTTGGAAGAACAGCTATAAAGCTTCTTTATCCAAAATAAATACTGCAGCCAAAAAATTGGGCGGAGAAAGAATAATTATTTCTACTTCCTGCTCTTTACTCCATACTCCATACAATCTGGATAATGAAAACGATATTAAAAGTTTACCGCCGGAAATAAAAAACCGGATGGCCTTTGCCAAACAAAAAATAACAGAGCTCAGCCACCTTAAATTATTAGCTGATCCTATAACATTTAATGAAAATGAAGATATTTTAACCCATAATAATGCTCTTTTAAAAAGTAGAGATCATTCTACATTAATTCATAAACCCCAAATAAAAAACCGGGTAAAAAACCTGACCGATGATAGTGTCCACCGAAAGAGTACTTTTGCAATCCGGCAAAAATATCAAAAAGAATTATTTAACTTTCCTCTGTTTCCCACTACGACTATAGGTTCTTTTCCTCAAACACCGGAAGTTAGAAAAAAAAGAAATCAATTAAAAAAAGGAGAAATTTCTCTTAATGAGTATAATGAATTTATAAAAAATGAAATTAAAGAATGTATACAATTTCAGGAAGAAATAGATTTAGATGTGCTGGTACATGGAGAGTTTGAAAGAAACGATATGGTAGAGTTTTTCGGAGAACAGCTTGATGGTTTTGCTTTTACCCAAAATGGCTGGGTGCAAAGTTACGGCTCAAGAGCAGTGAAACCCCCGATAATATACGGTGATGTGGAAAGGAAAGCTCCTATGACCGTAAACTGGTCTGCCTATGCACAGTCCCTGACAAAAAAGCATGTAAAAGGAATGCTTACCGGCCCTATAACTATTTTACAATGGTCTTTTGTAAGAGATGACCAGCCAAGAAAAACCACTGCTTTTCAAATTGCTTTGGCCATAAGGGATGAAGTGTCCGACCTTGAAAAAGCTGGCATTCACATTATCCAGATAGATGAACCTGCCATACGGGAAGGTTTACCTTTAAGAGCAGCCGATAAAAAAGAATATCTGAGCTGGGCAGTACAAGCTTTTAAAATAAGCTCTTCGGGAGTGAAGGACTCTACACAAATTCACACTCATATGTGCTATTCAGAATTTAATGAAATAATAGAACATATAGCTCAAATGGATGCTGATGTTATTACTATTGAAACTTCACGATCTCATATGGAATTGCTTGAAGTTTTTAAAGTATTTAAATACCCTAACGAAATTGGCCCGGGTGTATACGATATTCATTCTCCCAGGGTACCTACCGAAGAAGAAATGGAACAATTAATTCAAAAAGCCTCTTCACTTTTATCTCCTGAACAAATTTGGGTAAACCCGGATTGTGGACTAAAAACCAGGAATTGGGAAGAAACAATGCTCGCTCTGAAAAACATGGTAAATGCTGCTAAAAATTACCGGAGAAAACTTCTAATAAATGCTTAA